Genomic window (Mus caroli chromosome 14, CAROLI_EIJ_v1.1, whole genome shotgun sequence):
TCTTCCCTAGCAAGGGACAGCACCCCATCAACTTCCTAGCCACCGAGCTTCAAAACCTTATGAAGAAAGTGAAGCAAAACCCACCTCCAAACCTCACACGAGGCTCGACCATCCCAGAACACAGAGGTAATCCGTTCGCTTGTTCACAAAAGGGCTTCCTGCAAAATACATGCTCAGACAATgcaagaccattttttttttcctgatctgaATTGCAAGTCCAGCCCAAGAAACCTACACATTTGCATGAAATACTCTTAACAAGTGCTTCCCAGGTGAGGAgttttaaatgaatgtttttgttttgttttggccagaggagacagaaaaatggCTGCAGCTGGTCAAGGGTTGTATTTCTTACAGCCAGGAGATTCCAATCTGTTTCTTTACCTCCATGGGATCAATAAACAGCCAGGCTGATATACATCAAACTGCTTTGGTCTTGCCAGTATATACTTTCacgcatgtgaacacacacacatacacacacacactcaggattTCTTGGCTCCCCTCAAGGTAGAGCCATTCCAAATCCTGACATCACTGAAATATGTACAGTAACGGAAGCAATAAAGAGAggaacacaagagagagagagagagactctgtctgcTCTGGATGTGCCCTCGAGACAGTTGTTCCTACAGTGCCGGCTTTGTTCTTGTGCAATGGAAACACAGACCAAATTCAACTCTGTCAGCAAAGATACTGGCATAAGTCACCCCAGATGGGACTGGTAAGAAAAACGACCTGTGTGAGATCTGAGGGGGCAGGCAATCACGGTTAGTCATAAACCCCCTCCAAGGGCCCAAGATCTGCAGAACACAAGGATGGAAGCGGCTTAAACGCTCTAATCTCCATTTATAGACTTCCCCAGGACTCCATCCAGGCCTCACAGCTATGCCTGTCCCTATACCTCAGCCAAAGCTTCAGCACTTGGTCACAAAGAGGAAGGCACAGCATGGGATGATGCAGGATCCCAGAGCTTCTTCCTGGAAGTAGGATTTTGGGAAATGCCTTGTCTACTTCCAGGAAGTGCTTCATTGACCACATGTTCTTCTCAGCTGTAGGATAAGAAGCTTGGGTGAGAAGGTAAGGCGGGACAAttctgccatctctccaactttcattagtttctttattttttttctcttcagactTCGTGGAAAAGAGAATTAAGAATAGTAAAGTTGAATATCCCTAATCTGAAGTCCGAACAGCACCCAAATCTAAAACTTTCTGAGCACTCAAACTATCATACTGTGTATGCAAAGATTCTAAGTCttaattttttccccctcagcTCTGAAGCTCCAAGCATTTCAGATAAGGCATCCTCATGCTGCTTCCAATGGAGGGTGTTTGTTGATTTGCTGTGAGATGTGGGGTGTTACTGATGTTGGCAAGGGAAACGCTTGGTAGAAAGAGGAGCTTTGGCTCAGTTCTTTAGGACTTCGTGCACTTAGGAGGACACAGAAAAAATGAATggcttcccccccacccccctatcACACATGGGGAAGTTCTATagctcaggaaggaaggaaaatatctTCAAGGAGGGAGGTACTTCCCAGAACTACTTCCTCAAAAAGAGTCCACCCCTCATGAGCGCTAAAGGACAAGTTAGGGTGACAACCTAGTACACACTTGCAATAGATTTGGTTCCTTGGGCAGACAATAGTGTCCTGGGTTTGAAAGCAGGCTCTGAACACCTCACAGCCTGAGTGGACCTCTCCCTGAATCTGTAACTTGAGAATAGTGTACAGTGTAGGAAAACCACCACAAGACACACACAGTGCTCACAGTAATGCCCCTTCCAATAAATTGTGTCCTCTACTGGTTTGCAGACTGAGAGCTAGATTCTAAGCTGGCTACAACAGacagatatttaaaaacaatccCCTTCTTCTGCCTGTAGAAGCTCCTCTTTCCTTCATATATCCTCTGGCACAAGGCATGGGTTGTGGCAAGTATTGATTCCTGCTTTCTATTCTTCATTTTTTCTAGAAAAAGGGAGAGTCGTTCCTTCTACATGCAGATGGTTTCCGGAAGGCGAAGTTTTAATATAAACCTTTGTGAGACATTCCCTTCTGAATGAGAAAGGGAAGATGTCGTCTTCTAAGGGTCTGTTGACTTTCATGGATGTGGCTATAGAGTTCTCTAAGGAGGAGTGGGATGTCTGGATTCTGCTCAGAGAGCTTTGTACAGAGAGGTCATGTTGGAGAATTACAATAACCTGGTTTCTGTGGGTGTTGCTGTTTCAAAGTCAGAGGTAATCTTCTGTcttggagaaaacaaagaaacatggaTTGCTGATAGAGAAGATATGGAAGGGGAAAAAACAGCTCTGTCTTGTGATAATACTAAGAAACTACTCCCCAAACGACGTACACAGGATTACTTCCAGAACAAGATAACACTAAGATTTGGATGGAGTAACCTTTCAGATCTATATCGAAACAAATTCTGGGAATATTTTGGTGATAGTACAGAGTATGAACTATTTGATTATGTAAATGATCAATTGGAAAAGcatgtatttttcatttctgaaactTATGAAGAAGCCCTAACTTCTCTTGAAAGAAGTCAGACTGGGTCACTAACTTTCATTTTCACAATTGGAGAAttctctaggaaaaaaatcacaagatttGAAACACAACTCTATTTTACACCGAAATACACAAACATTACAAAGTGACATTTGGGAGAAAAAATTGTGTTTCCTGATATATCTATTACAGAATATGAGGTTAAACAGCGCATCAGTGCTTTATGAACAAATGAGACTGTGGAGCAGAGAAAAAGGGACTGAATGTCATGAAGGTGAAGGAATCTTCTCTCAAAATTTATGGCATTTCCCGCAACAAAACCTAATCTGTGACAAGTTATATGATGTAGAACAACATAAAAAAGAATATGTGAATGCAATGAATGATGGAAGATATAATGTGGGAGGTATTTTTAAAAGCTCTAACACAATAATTGATATTAATATAGACTCTGTCAAGAATCCTTTACTAATGTATTACCAAAGCAATCAATATAGAGAGATATCACATCAAGGTAATGACTTATTAGAAGAttatatttgtaaaacaaatccAAGTGATAATCAGAGAAGCAGCTTTATTCCAGAATATCATTATAGCAAGCATAGAAAAATGGCTATCTCTAGTCACTCGTCCCAGTCTTCTTCGCAACAGCAtaccacagagaaactttgtataaatgaaaataagaatgcCATTTTAAGTGAATCTTCAATTCATAGTTGGTACACTGGACCATGGATTAATGGAGAGTCCAAGAGTTACCTGTATGATACAAACAAGGATGCCTCAAATGAATCATTAAGCTTTGAGAGAGctcagaaattaaataaatgtaataagtaTGGGAAATCATTTATCCAGTCCTCAAGTCTTCAAGCTTATTCTAGAACTTCTACACAAGAGACACCTTACAAATGGGATGAATGTGGAACATTCTTTACCTGTTCCTCAAGTCTTAAATTTTGCAAGGAAAACTGTACAGGAGAAAGACTTCATAAATCTAATAACTCTGGAAAATCATTTTCACAGTCCTCAAAACTTCaagttcactacagaatccactcaggagagaaaccttacaaatgtaatgaatgtggcaaaTGTTTTACACAAAACAATGTGCTTAAAAATCACTACAGaatccatacaggagagaaacctcacaaatgtaatgaatgtggaaaATCTTTTACACACCCCTCAAAACTTCAAGTTCATTACagaatccacacaggagagaagccttacaaataTAATGAATGTGGAAAATCTTTTACACGGAACACAGAGCTTAaagttcactacagaatccacacaggagagaaaccttacaaatgtaatgaatgtggaaaATCTTTCACACAGAACTCAGATCTTAA
Coding sequences:
- the LOC110309395 gene encoding uncharacterized protein LOC110309395, with amino-acid sequence MQTPPLPEEGEGQQHSSQGWLLSLKVCQHTCRTPPPCVRMETAESLALIEQPTKPIAEKNMWSMKHFLEVDKAFPKILLPGRSSGILHHPMLCLPLCDQVLKLWLRYRDRHSCEAWMESWGSL